From a region of the Primulina eburnea isolate SZY01 chromosome 7, ASM2296580v1, whole genome shotgun sequence genome:
- the LOC140835749 gene encoding uncharacterized protein — protein sequence MAMMRNSMNAVISYYKAWKGKELADNMMKDELRKHNRHICRRGKSIQYAKVVSIDGTWLKGKYNGVLLMASAQDGNYHQYPLAWGIVDVECTSSWSWFLTKLLEVVPDEDELVIISDRHQGIINTVSTVYINAHHGHCTWHLSQNMKTRCKKKGATEMFLHIAKIYKTFEYDIAYNDFRNRYPEAAQYLDERDSLDRWTRAYCPKTRYNIMTTNGVESINARLLEERKLPIIALLDSLHKLASSWFARYRHASIASNTNLTPTIEGILRSRFTDAQGMQVFELGRL from the exons ATGGCGATGATGCGCAATAGTATGAATGCTGTTATATCATACTACAAGGCTTGGAAAGGAAAAGAACTAGCAGACAATATGATGAAAG ATGAATTGAGGAAGCATAACAGACATATTTGTCGACGAGGAAAATCGATTCAA TATGCAAAAGTTGTATCAATTGATGGCACGTGGTTGAAGGGTAAATATAATGGTGTTTTACTAATGGCATCCGCTCAAGATGGAAATTATCACCAATATCCTTTGGCGTGGGGAATTGTAGATGTCGAGTGTACTTCTTCGTGGAGTTGGTTTTTAACGAAGTTGTTAGAAGTAGTACCAGACGAGGATGAATTGGTTATAATTTCTGACAGGCATCAGGGGATCATTAATACGGTTTCTACTGTCTATATAAATGCGCATCATGGTCATTGTACGTGGCATTTATCCCAAAACATGAAGACTAGATGCAAAAAGAAGGGTGCAACCGAAATGTTTTTGCACAttgcaaaaatttataaaactttCGAGTATGATATTGCATACAATGATTTTAGGAATAGATATCCTGAGGCAGCGCAATATTTGGACGAGAGAGACTCACTTGATAGATGGACTCGAGCGTATTGTCCGAAGACCCGTTACAATATTATGACGACAAATGGGGTTGAGTCGATCAATGCTAGACTACTTGAAGAAAGGAAGCTGCCAATCATTGCACTCTTAGATTCTTTACACAAACTGGCCTCATCTTGGTTTGCCCGATATCGCCACGCATCAATTGCAAGTAACACTAACTTGACCCCTACGATCGAGGGGATTCTTCGTAGCAGGTTCACAGATGCCCAAGGAATGCAAGTTTTTGAATTAGGACGTCTGTAG
- the LOC140835751 gene encoding uncharacterized protein: protein MKASQDRQASYANKRRRPLEFQIDDQVFLKVSPFRGTMRFGRKGKLAPRYIGSYTIVERIGLLAYRLDLPQSLSAIHDVFHVSMLRKYEPDPSHVLRPEDVKLDSSLSYVEYPIQILNRKDKQLRNKTIPLVMVQWSRHGTEEATWELEAKMRQEWPHLFEIVTNYSMYSDFPMYYQW from the coding sequence ATGAAAGCATCTCAGGATCGTCAAGCTAGCTACGCAAATAAAAGACGTAGACCTTTAGAATTTCAAATTGACGATCAAGTTTTCTTGAAAGTTTCACCGTTTCGTGGAACGATGAGATTTGGGCGAAAAGGGAAGTTAGCTCCACGTTATATTGGATCGTATACTATTGTTGAGAGGATCGGTTTATTAGCTTATAGATTGGACTTGCCGCAGAGTTTGTCTGCTatacatgatgtgtttcatgtatctatgctgcggaagtatgaGCCGGATCCATCTCATGTTCTGAGACCCGAGGATGTGAAGTTGGACAGTTCTCTTAGCTATGTTGAGTATCCTATACAGATTCTTAATAGAAAAGATAAGCAACTTCGAAATAAGACGATTCCATTAGTTATGGTACAGTGGAGTAGACATGGGACTGAAGAGGCTACATGGGAGCTGGAGGCTAAAATGCGGCAAGAATGGCCTCACTTGTTTGAAATTGTCACAAATTATTCCATGTACTCTGACTTTCCTATGTATTATCAGTGGTAG
- the LOC140835750 gene encoding uncharacterized protein, whose amino-acid sequence MAGSPATYAEAVDKAIGIEAGLKRGRQPQAPQMPSGGSFFSAGGQYPVIYCDRCGGRHPTAQCSGVLGSCHTCGQSGHFGIYPNRAQGQMQPQQLPYARGSFPGGSSQRPFFPAPSYQQSSHPQVRGNVPQSFQGPQQARVYALTEDQAREAPGGVIAGTCLIYDHIARVLFDTGASHSFIASNYVDEYEFWTTPFHETVSVSTLAGRFIPSGQIVLDCVLHFDDSIMITNLIVLPMHYFDCIIGMDTLSSYRATVDCFHGVVRFRSYYGSKWNFYGRGSQAKIPLVSAMEMFRLLSLGNEGYMVYAVDATKKEPKLSDIPVAKGFPDVFPEEIPGFPQQREIDFSIDLMPGTAPISRAPYRMAPAELKELKEQLQDLLEKGYIRPSMSPWGAPVLFGKKKDGSMRMCIDYRQLNRVTVKNKYPLPRINDLFDQLQGNSVYSKIDLRSGYHQLRFSYIKDKLTTAPVLAFPSGSGGFAVCTDASSRGLGCVLMQHGKVIAYASRQLKTHESRYPVHDLELAAIVFALKFWRHYLYGKMNQVADALSRKYQDVMIASIHVWQNYDDLCTSSWNFQPKGNHFIVSALQFEPKIISKIKKAQKNDSQVQKSKDLVLSGLREALLQEAHCSRHSVHPGTHRMYHILKPYFWWDAMKRDISEFVAKCLTCQQVKAERMKPGAYHPQTDGQTERTIQTLEYMLRSVIMDFGGNWQESLPLVEFSYNNSFQTTIGMAPFEALYGRRCRSPVCWNEVGEKPLAQPEFVEEMNER is encoded by the exons ATGGCTGGGTCGCCTGCAACTTATGCCGAAGCTGTTGACAAGGCGATTGGAATTGAAGCTGGATTGAAAAGGGGTAGACAACCACAGGCTCCACAAATGCCTAGTGGTGGTTCATTTTTTTCAGCAG GTGGACAGTACCCCGTGATTTACTGTGATCgatgcggaggaagacatcctaCTGCACAGTGCAGTGGAGTATTGGGTTCATGTCATACTTGTGGTCAGTCAGGGCATTTTGGAATTTATCCGAACCGTGCACAGGGACAGATGCAGCCACAGCAGTTGCCTTATGCCAGAGGTAGTTTTCCAGGTGGCTCATCTCAGCGACCATTTTTTCCTGCACCATCCTACCAGCAGTCTAGTCACCCACAGGTCAGGGGTAATGTGCCACAGTCTTTCCAGGGTCCTCAACAAGCGCGAGTATATGCATTGACTGAGGATCAGGCTAGAGAGGCTCCAGGCGGGGTGATCGCAGGTACTTGCCTTATTTACGATCATATTGCACGAGTTTTATTTGATactggagcatctcattcattcattgcaTCCAATTATGTTGATGAATATGAATTCTGGACTACACCATTTCATGAAACCGTATCTGTGTCTACGCTAGCTGGTCGATTTATTCCATCTGGGCAAATTGTGTTAGACTGTGTGTTGCATTTCGATGATAGCATTATGATCACAAACTTGATTGTATTACCGATGCATTATTTTGATTGTATCATTGGTATGGACACACTGTCTAGTTAtcgagccactgtagattgttttcatGGTGTAGTACGATTTAGGTCATACTATGGTAGcaaatggaatttttatggtcgAGGATCACAGGCTAAGATACCGTTAGTCTCAGCGATGGAAATGTTTAGATTACTGTCTTTAGGAAATGAGGGATATATGGTTTATGCTGTGGATGCTACCAAGAAAGAACCGAAATTATCTGATATCCCAGTAGCAAAAGGATTTCCTGATGTCTTTCCTGAAGAAATACCAGGCTTTCCACAGCAGAGAGAAATTGATTTTAGCATCGACTTGATGCCGGGTACTGCGCCGATCTCTAGAGCGCCGTACAGAATGGCTCCTgcagaactaaaagaattgaaagagcaGTTACAGGATTTACTCGAAAAAGGTTATATACGCCCTAGTATGTCACCCTGGGGAGCACCTGTACTGTTCggaaagaagaaagatggttccatGAGAATGTGCATCGATTATAGGCAGCTCAATCGAGTTACTGTTAAAAATAAATACCCTCTGCCTAGAATtaatgacttgtttgatcaacttcAAGGAAATTCTgtttattcgaagattgatcttcgatcAGGATACCATCAACTTCGG TTTTCTTACATTAAAGATAAGCTGACAACAGCACCAGTGTTGGCATTTCCATCTGGATCAGGTGGATTTGCTGTTTGTACTGATGCATCATcaagaggtttgggatgtgttttaaTGCAACATGGAAaagttattgcctatgcttcaaggCAATTGAAAACACATGAATCCcgatatccagttcatgatcttGAACTAGCAGCCATTGTTTTTGCTTTAAAATTTTGGCGACATTATCTATACG GAAAAATGAATCAAGTTGCAGATGCATTAAGCCGGAAGTATCAAGATGTTATGATAGCATCTATCCATGTCTGGCAGAATTATGATGATTTATGTACTTCTAGTTGGAATTTTCAGCCGAAAGGCAATCATTTTATTGTATCTGCTTTACAATTTGAGCCGAAGATTatttcgaagatcaagaaaGCTCAAAAGAATGATTCACAGGTTCAGAAATCGAAAGATCTGGTTTTGTCTG GATTGAGAGAAGCATTGCTTCAAGAGGCACATTGTAGCCGTCATAGTGTCCATCCTGGTACTCATAGAATGTACCACATACTGAAGCCATATTTCTGGTGGGATGCGATGAAAAGAGACATTTCAGAATTTGTAGCGAAATGTTTGACATGCCAGCAGgttaaagccgagagaatgaaacctggag cttatcatccccaaacagatggtcagacagagaggactataCAAACTTTGGAATATATGTTACGATCAGTGATAATGGATTTTGGGGGAAACTGGCAAGAATctttaccattggttgaattctcCTACAATAATAGTTTTCAAACAACTATTgggatggcaccattcgaagctttgtatggtagAAGGTGTCGATCTCCCGTATGTTGGaatgaagttggagaaaaaccATTGGCACAACCTGAGTTCGTTGAAGAAATGAATGAAAGATAA